A single genomic interval of Mycolicibacterium holsaticum DSM 44478 = JCM 12374 harbors:
- a CDS encoding aldehyde dehydrogenase family protein — MTATPDVELPDTGTVRNPATGTVAGTVRWTDPADVPRVAARLREAQKQWEARGAKGRAKVLARYAVWMGEHRDEIEALLIKETGKSATDAAQEVPLLIMIASYYIKTMEKALAPEARPAALPFLSIKKVEVHYRPRPVVGIVAPWNYPVANLLMDGLAALAAGCAVLLKPSERTPLTAELLLRGWLDSGAPEVMAIVQGAREAVEAVVDNSDYVQFTGSSATGAKVMERAARRLTPVSLELGGKDPMIVLEDADIELAANAAVWGAMFNAGQTCVSVERVYALESVYDEFVAAVVRAVANLKMGAGEGYDFGSMIDESQVEVTDRHVREAVAAGAKALTGGKRPDGPGSFYPPTVLVNVDHSMACMTEETFGPTLPIMKVASVAEAVRLANDSPYGLSASVFSKDIERAKSVALQLDCGAVNVNDVISNLMCTTAPMGGWKTSGIGARFGGPDGVRKFCRQEAVVAPRTNVGAGGNYYNNSLKALKRMNKLMTKLALARPRRVAK, encoded by the coding sequence ATGACTGCGACGCCCGACGTTGAGCTGCCCGATACCGGCACCGTCCGCAATCCCGCGACCGGCACCGTCGCCGGCACCGTGCGATGGACCGACCCCGCCGACGTGCCACGGGTCGCCGCGCGGTTGCGCGAGGCGCAGAAGCAGTGGGAGGCGCGCGGCGCCAAAGGGCGGGCCAAGGTGCTGGCCCGTTACGCGGTGTGGATGGGTGAGCACCGCGACGAGATCGAGGCGCTGCTGATCAAGGAGACCGGCAAGTCGGCCACCGACGCCGCCCAAGAGGTGCCGCTGCTGATCATGATCGCCTCCTACTACATCAAGACGATGGAAAAGGCGTTGGCCCCCGAGGCCCGGCCGGCGGCGCTGCCGTTCCTGTCGATCAAGAAGGTCGAGGTGCATTACCGCCCGCGCCCGGTGGTCGGCATCGTCGCGCCGTGGAACTATCCGGTCGCCAACCTGTTGATGGACGGCCTGGCCGCGCTGGCCGCCGGATGCGCGGTGCTGCTCAAACCGTCCGAGCGCACCCCGCTGACCGCCGAGTTGCTGCTGCGCGGCTGGCTGGATTCCGGCGCGCCGGAGGTGATGGCGATCGTGCAGGGCGCGCGCGAGGCGGTCGAGGCCGTCGTCGACAACTCCGACTACGTTCAGTTCACGGGCTCGAGCGCGACGGGCGCGAAGGTGATGGAGCGGGCCGCGCGCCGGCTCACCCCGGTCAGCCTGGAGCTGGGCGGCAAGGACCCGATGATCGTGCTCGAGGATGCCGACATCGAGCTGGCGGCCAACGCCGCGGTGTGGGGCGCGATGTTCAACGCCGGCCAGACGTGTGTATCGGTGGAGCGGGTGTACGCGCTGGAGTCGGTGTACGACGAGTTCGTCGCGGCGGTCGTGCGCGCGGTGGCGAACCTGAAGATGGGTGCGGGCGAGGGATATGACTTCGGCTCGATGATCGATGAGAGCCAGGTCGAGGTGACCGACCGGCACGTCCGCGAGGCGGTGGCCGCCGGCGCGAAGGCGCTCACCGGCGGCAAGCGACCGGACGGCCCTGGCAGTTTCTATCCGCCGACCGTGCTGGTGAACGTGGACCACTCGATGGCGTGCATGACCGAGGAGACGTTCGGCCCGACGCTGCCGATCATGAAGGTGGCCAGTGTGGCCGAAGCGGTCCGGCTGGCAAACGACAGCCCGTACGGCCTGTCGGCATCGGTGTTCTCGAAAGATATCGAACGTGCCAAATCGGTTGCTTTGCAACTGGATTGCGGAGCGGTCAACGTCAACGACGTGATCTCCAACCTGATGTGCACGACGGCGCCGATGGGTGGCTGGAAGACCTCGGGCATCGGGGCGCGGTTCGGCGGTCCCGACGGGGTGCGCAAGTTCTGCCGCCAGGAGGCGGTGGTGGCGCCGCGCACCAACGTCGGCGCGGGCGGAAACTACTACAACAACTCGCTCAAGGCGCTCAAGCGGATGAACAAGCTGATGACCAAGTTGGCGTTGGCCCGACCGCGGCGCGTCGCGAAGTAG
- a CDS encoding M4 family metallopeptidase — protein MMNMINNGLDSFSLHSEDSQQGPTLAAINEELATSSAVAPLARDKLDPETAARQYLTQLIESPQIPALADEGVTTEYRTLSTETVPLTDSTVVKFEQVVQKIPVYGSLVSIELDQDNSMLAVNTALGAPTDVDSVAKLSPADAQEIIIGDAGEDALPLTTPPTLNYYYDTKAEKWRLVYIATNVPRRGEHASTRQPTALPEVFDYVVDAHSGELVTKLSRTQSIVWTPEELDIADELGNSRRVRAERDENGNTRLVDSERRIETYDFEFRRIELQRAALPGAPVANPPQPWSSAAVSAHANAQQVADYLFHTLKRNGLDGTGGRFISSINCRSIRDNTPKQWRNAAWIGTQMVYGQRMIDGRLRSYAAAIDVVAHEMTHGLTDHTAGLQYQDEPGALNESYSDIFGIIIANAHEDDIEEWDWEMGEDLSGTGIPLRDISDPPRRGQPDHMNDYLATEGDFGGVHTNSGIHNKAAFNIITAKDGEHLLFTPQEVSALFYLALTQRLAPTSGFSTSRDALELSAKSLFRRSAQAVKAKKLAAISKAFDDVGIPAPN, from the coding sequence ATGATGAACATGATCAACAACGGCCTCGACAGCTTCTCACTCCATAGCGAGGACTCTCAGCAGGGACCGACACTCGCCGCGATCAACGAGGAGTTGGCGACATCGAGCGCCGTCGCTCCACTGGCTCGCGACAAGCTTGATCCCGAGACGGCCGCACGCCAGTATCTGACGCAGTTGATCGAAAGCCCGCAGATTCCGGCTTTGGCCGACGAGGGCGTGACGACGGAGTACCGCACCCTGAGCACTGAGACCGTGCCGCTCACCGACTCCACGGTGGTCAAGTTCGAACAGGTAGTACAAAAGATTCCGGTGTACGGCTCATTGGTCAGTATCGAGCTCGACCAAGACAATTCAATGCTGGCCGTCAATACCGCGCTCGGCGCACCCACGGACGTCGATTCGGTCGCCAAGCTATCGCCGGCAGATGCCCAGGAAATAATAATCGGCGACGCGGGTGAGGACGCCCTTCCACTTACGACGCCACCCACGTTGAACTACTACTACGACACCAAGGCGGAAAAGTGGCGGCTCGTCTATATCGCCACAAACGTTCCGCGGCGTGGAGAGCATGCATCCACCCGCCAACCGACCGCACTTCCCGAAGTATTCGACTACGTGGTAGATGCGCATTCTGGAGAACTGGTCACGAAACTGTCGCGTACACAATCCATCGTGTGGACACCAGAAGAGCTTGATATCGCCGATGAATTAGGCAACAGCCGACGGGTGCGCGCCGAGCGTGACGAGAATGGCAATACCCGGCTAGTCGATTCGGAACGTCGCATCGAAACCTACGACTTCGAATTTCGTCGAATTGAACTGCAACGCGCAGCCCTTCCCGGCGCTCCGGTGGCTAACCCACCGCAACCGTGGAGTTCGGCTGCCGTGAGCGCCCACGCCAATGCGCAGCAGGTCGCCGACTACCTGTTCCACACGCTGAAACGAAACGGTCTGGATGGCACTGGGGGACGGTTCATTTCATCGATCAACTGCCGTTCGATCCGAGACAACACGCCAAAGCAATGGCGAAACGCCGCCTGGATCGGGACCCAAATGGTCTACGGGCAGCGGATGATCGACGGCAGGCTCCGATCATACGCAGCAGCAATCGATGTCGTCGCGCATGAGATGACCCACGGGCTCACCGACCACACCGCGGGGCTGCAATATCAAGATGAGCCCGGTGCGCTGAACGAGAGCTACTCAGATATTTTCGGCATCATCATCGCCAATGCCCACGAGGACGACATCGAGGAGTGGGACTGGGAGATGGGCGAAGACCTCAGCGGTACCGGAATTCCCTTACGGGACATCAGCGATCCGCCGCGACGCGGACAGCCCGACCATATGAACGACTACCTGGCAACCGAGGGCGATTTCGGCGGGGTACACACGAACAGCGGAATCCACAACAAGGCTGCCTTCAACATCATCACGGCCAAAGACGGGGAGCACCTGTTGTTCACACCCCAAGAGGTTTCTGCGCTTTTCTACCTTGCGCTCACGCAACGGCTGGCGCCTACATCTGGGTTCAGCACCAGCCGCGACGCGCTCGAACTGTCTGCCAAGAGCCTGTTCCGTCGCAGTGCACAAGCAGTGAAGGCCAAGAAGCTCGCGGCCATTTCGAAGGCCTTCGACGACGTCGGGATTCCGGCTCCGAACTGA
- a CDS encoding phosphoesterase PA-phosphatase, with the protein MIRWWPAAGLTAMVLLGWVVGKSSTGLDDWFHQYSNSPTRDLRGFTDPLALAVVVAATVAFALYRRRWLLAGIAAVLPYGAYLLVQVIKPFFGRDKGGGLAYPSGHITTTTVVLGLFVLVTGCALWALVFATVYVGLAVIGVGTTFHYFTDTIGGVLLGTSLVCIAALLAAPNLTRVNTRATWVTRGG; encoded by the coding sequence GTGATCCGGTGGTGGCCGGCGGCCGGTTTGACCGCGATGGTGCTGCTCGGCTGGGTCGTCGGTAAATCCAGCACCGGGCTGGACGACTGGTTTCACCAGTACAGCAACAGCCCGACACGCGACCTACGAGGGTTCACCGACCCGCTGGCGCTGGCCGTGGTGGTGGCGGCCACCGTAGCCTTCGCGCTGTATCGGCGCCGGTGGCTGCTCGCCGGTATCGCGGCCGTGCTGCCGTACGGCGCCTACCTGTTGGTGCAGGTGATCAAGCCGTTCTTCGGCCGGGACAAGGGTGGCGGTCTGGCGTATCCGAGCGGCCACATCACCACGACGACCGTCGTGCTCGGGCTCTTTGTGCTGGTCACCGGATGTGCGTTGTGGGCGTTGGTGTTCGCGACGGTCTATGTCGGGCTGGCGGTGATCGGGGTCGGCACCACCTTCCACTACTTCACCGACACGATCGGCGGGGTGCTGCTGGGAACGTCGCTGGTCTGCATCGCGGCCCTGCTCGCCGCACCGAACTTGACGCGTGTCAACACCCGTGCGACCTGGGTCACACGGGGTGGCTAG
- a CDS encoding methyltransferase domain-containing protein — MYHGGAFGGVGEYISYLDDAETIATAPKRASISALALLPGDAVLDVGCGTGGDVRHLAESVGATGRAVGLDESPEMIATAGSRAAAWPNVEFIVGDAAEMPFADDEFAAARVERALQHMRDPASAVAEMARVVRSGGRIVAMEPDWDTLAISAANLEITRKVVRKSAERFRHPDSGRRLPEWFARAGIDILRVEASAVPIRSVEVADEAFRLTPVARALGAEDWLEDLRVREMHNAFIAYSMGVGVVGQVR; from the coding sequence ATGTACCATGGCGGGGCCTTCGGGGGCGTCGGCGAATACATCTCGTATCTCGATGATGCGGAGACCATCGCGACAGCGCCGAAGAGAGCCAGCATTTCAGCGCTGGCGTTGCTTCCCGGAGACGCCGTGCTCGACGTCGGGTGCGGAACCGGTGGCGATGTCCGCCATCTCGCGGAGTCAGTGGGCGCGACGGGACGAGCGGTCGGGTTAGACGAAAGCCCGGAGATGATCGCTACGGCAGGATCACGTGCAGCGGCTTGGCCCAATGTCGAGTTCATCGTCGGTGACGCCGCGGAAATGCCCTTCGCCGATGACGAGTTCGCCGCCGCTCGAGTTGAACGCGCACTCCAGCACATGCGGGATCCCGCATCTGCCGTAGCCGAGATGGCCAGGGTGGTGCGGTCAGGCGGGCGGATCGTCGCGATGGAACCGGACTGGGACACCCTCGCCATCAGCGCGGCCAATCTCGAGATCACCCGCAAGGTCGTGCGGAAGTCGGCGGAACGGTTCCGCCATCCCGACTCGGGCCGCAGGCTACCGGAATGGTTCGCCCGCGCAGGTATCGACATTCTCCGCGTGGAGGCGTCGGCCGTCCCGATCCGAAGCGTCGAGGTCGCCGACGAGGCGTTCAGGCTGACGCCGGTCGCTCGTGCGCTCGGCGCGGAGGACTGGCTGGAAGACCTGCGTGTACGTGAGATGCACAATGCGTTCATCGCCTACTCGATGGGTGTCGGCGTGGTCGGTCAGGTGCGTTGA
- a CDS encoding alpha/beta hydrolase: protein MPTISGLPYYEVHFNADGTLNASVGNGHGELRAAVSAGDIDELFVFAHGWNNGVESARDLYAAMFTLLAGQLGGDFSGSAVVGVFWPSLLFPDDDPATATPHPSTGAQIVTALAPAFPDQQQDLATIGALLDEKPQDPDRLSEFQSLAANLVTTAPQGDEDTGEAAMLDGDTATVIGQGVAMAPKGDGDAQGIGNPFTGLWSGAREVLRTMSYYEMKNRAGVVGKDGLGPQIAALTPAPRVHLIGHSFGARLVAYALAGMPENLTGSASPVKSVTLIQGAFSHFAFAAPMPIDGDRRGALAGFANRVDGPLLATFTSADRAVGWWYPTASMLARQDNEAVDDLVYRWGAMGRDGFQQNPAAVVTPLAAAGHVYDFDPGGFYAVDANAVIKANQSAFSGAHSDIRHPEVMWAVAAAAGRT from the coding sequence ATGCCCACGATCAGCGGCCTGCCCTACTACGAGGTTCATTTCAACGCCGACGGGACGCTGAACGCGTCGGTCGGCAACGGTCACGGTGAGCTGCGCGCCGCCGTGTCCGCAGGCGACATCGATGAACTGTTTGTGTTCGCCCATGGCTGGAACAACGGTGTCGAATCGGCTCGCGACCTGTACGCGGCGATGTTCACCCTCCTCGCCGGCCAACTCGGCGGCGACTTCTCGGGAAGTGCGGTCGTCGGGGTGTTCTGGCCATCGCTTCTCTTCCCGGACGACGATCCGGCGACCGCGACACCGCACCCGTCGACCGGTGCGCAGATCGTCACGGCGCTCGCTCCGGCTTTTCCCGACCAGCAGCAAGATCTGGCGACCATCGGAGCGCTGCTCGACGAAAAGCCCCAAGACCCCGACCGGCTGAGTGAGTTCCAGTCCCTTGCAGCCAATTTGGTGACAACCGCCCCCCAAGGCGACGAGGACACCGGTGAAGCCGCAATGCTCGACGGCGATACCGCCACTGTCATCGGCCAAGGTGTCGCGATGGCACCCAAAGGAGACGGTGACGCACAGGGAATAGGCAACCCGTTCACAGGGCTGTGGTCAGGCGCGCGTGAGGTACTGCGCACCATGAGTTACTACGAGATGAAGAACCGCGCCGGCGTCGTCGGCAAAGACGGGCTGGGTCCGCAGATCGCCGCCCTTACGCCCGCTCCGCGGGTTCACCTGATCGGCCACAGCTTCGGCGCGCGTCTCGTTGCCTACGCATTGGCCGGGATGCCAGAGAATCTCACCGGGTCGGCATCGCCGGTGAAATCAGTGACCTTGATCCAAGGCGCCTTCTCGCACTTCGCCTTCGCCGCCCCGATGCCGATCGACGGCGACCGAAGGGGCGCACTCGCCGGGTTCGCAAATCGGGTGGACGGCCCGCTGCTTGCGACCTTTACCTCCGCAGATCGCGCCGTCGGATGGTGGTATCCGACCGCGAGCATGCTGGCGCGTCAAGACAATGAAGCAGTCGATGACCTCGTGTATCGATGGGGTGCCATGGGACGGGACGGATTTCAACAGAATCCGGCGGCCGTGGTGACCCCGCTGGCCGCTGCAGGTCATGTCTATGACTTCGATCCGGGCGGCTTCTACGCGGTGGATGCCAACGCGGTCATCAAGGCGAACCAGTCAGCGTTCTCCGGAGCCCACAGCGATATCCGGCATCCCGAGGTGATGTGGGCAGTGGCCGCAGCGGCCGGACGCACTTAG
- a CDS encoding DUF2889 domain-containing protein — translation MPFVSDIVGPQLPVQTSPPLATGALRRTSTIDTHPDGDGSSDVDLRASDVAGRGPDAVDTLGHLGLRAHLTGRVIDGIAAVPPDDRLSRLIGHRVGPGFRSAVAELLPGEVDRASLLHLLLDDWVGAALVSGYALQYRGIELGVEQKLPAGTADRMAGICAGFAPDASLVSYARRHDIVPTARGPLAPPIELAHAVEPLRPNGMRRYRRLDLCVADDRSADFDAHFRDSHMDSDGVETIVHEYTVTGSVDTSTRTITAVTADVRVLPWQECPGAIASAQRVQGFSLTELRGRIRGEFVGTSTCTHLNDTLRAIGDLDALFDLRSGLDDV, via the coding sequence ATGCCGTTCGTCTCGGACATCGTCGGCCCGCAGCTGCCCGTCCAGACATCGCCGCCGCTGGCCACCGGTGCCTTGCGTCGCACCAGCACCATCGACACCCATCCGGACGGTGACGGGAGCTCCGATGTCGACCTGCGCGCCAGCGACGTGGCGGGACGCGGTCCCGACGCGGTGGATACGCTCGGCCACCTCGGGCTGCGCGCGCACCTGACCGGCCGGGTCATCGACGGGATCGCTGCCGTGCCGCCCGACGACCGGCTGAGCCGGCTGATCGGCCACCGCGTCGGTCCCGGGTTCCGTTCGGCGGTGGCTGAGCTGCTCCCCGGCGAAGTCGATCGGGCCAGCCTGCTGCACCTGCTGCTCGACGATTGGGTGGGTGCGGCGCTGGTATCCGGTTATGCGTTGCAGTACAGGGGGATTGAACTCGGCGTCGAGCAGAAGCTGCCGGCAGGTACCGCGGATCGTATGGCGGGTATCTGTGCGGGCTTCGCGCCGGACGCCTCGCTCGTGTCGTATGCCCGCCGCCACGACATCGTCCCGACCGCGCGCGGCCCGCTGGCGCCACCCATCGAGTTGGCGCACGCCGTCGAACCGTTGCGCCCCAACGGGATGCGCAGGTACCGACGACTCGACCTATGCGTGGCCGATGACAGGTCCGCGGACTTCGACGCCCACTTCCGTGACTCGCACATGGACAGCGACGGGGTCGAGACGATCGTGCACGAGTACACCGTTACCGGTTCGGTGGACACGTCCACGCGGACCATTACCGCGGTCACGGCGGACGTGCGGGTGCTGCCGTGGCAGGAATGTCCCGGTGCGATCGCGAGTGCGCAACGTGTGCAGGGGTTTTCGCTGACGGAGCTGCGCGGCCGTATCCGCGGTGAGTTCGTCGGTACGAGCACGTGTACGCACCTCAACGACACACTGCGTGCCATCGGCGATCTCGACGCGCTATTCGACTTGCGCTCAGGGCTCGATGACGTGTGA
- a CDS encoding LuxR C-terminal-related transcriptional regulator, whose product MYTVVAVQIWGRLLNDWIAHLPDFEIIGSATNGVEAVAELQRSDRPIQIVVIDAGGRFALETAAAIRQADASKRLVAVNVGEDPDRAVVWATTGALGLVGSSASLDELSATLREVAAGQAGCSVGISGALVRGVGNNGVARLHRNGAPLTARELEIARLVANGLTNHEIATRLQISTGTVKSHVHNIIRKLGVGRRAHIRQKLNPENPLPPHRDAAPNGGTE is encoded by the coding sequence GTGTACACCGTCGTCGCCGTCCAGATCTGGGGACGGCTCCTCAACGACTGGATAGCTCACCTGCCGGACTTCGAAATCATCGGCAGCGCCACCAACGGCGTGGAAGCCGTGGCCGAGTTGCAGCGATCGGATCGGCCGATCCAGATCGTCGTGATTGACGCCGGAGGCCGCTTCGCCCTCGAAACAGCCGCGGCGATAAGGCAGGCCGACGCAAGCAAGCGGCTGGTGGCAGTCAACGTCGGTGAAGATCCGGATCGAGCCGTCGTCTGGGCCACGACGGGCGCGCTGGGTCTTGTCGGTTCAAGCGCATCGCTGGACGAACTCAGCGCAACTCTCCGGGAGGTGGCGGCGGGCCAGGCTGGGTGTTCCGTCGGAATTTCCGGGGCGTTGGTTCGAGGCGTCGGCAACAACGGCGTTGCCCGGCTGCATCGAAACGGCGCACCGCTTACGGCTCGCGAACTGGAGATCGCACGCCTCGTGGCCAACGGTTTGACGAACCATGAGATTGCCACCCGACTGCAGATCTCCACGGGCACCGTCAAGAGCCATGTCCACAACATCATCCGAAAGCTTGGCGTGGGCCGGCGCGCGCACATACGCCAGAAGCTCAACCCGGAAAATCCACTACCCCCGCACCGTGATGCAGCACCGAACGGGGGAACTGAGTGA
- a CDS encoding S8 family peptidase produces the protein MTSGPPPAPQRRPPLVSPLVLATADASSPDAANAMVADDEDRRLLLVELRVRAGDDPESVRERFIELFDRVFRSGDRPPRPVPIGRHYMRCALTPDQVIRLVQGGAKSADAKAALRALEIIYHVWPDLVVDAHLDRSLTTIKADAASRTYSCGGAGVVWGILDSGIDRNHPHFAEYNTLAGDSVKHLHRDFTLPATLGPPPDPLRDLVGHGTHVAGIVAGCSPSDARRLRIASNEPTVEGFPRWSGRTLPKGTSLSGVAPQAHLVSLKVLDDNAKTVSSVVIEALDYVRTINGQGRSLQIHGVNLSLGCGWLPEEYGAGQSPLCKELDLLVGTGVVAVVSAGNSGAAGTTKLVSSDVYGQLSTITDPGNSATAITVGSVHRYRPHTYGVTFTSSKGPTLDGRLKPDLVAPGERITSAATGAFATGVPPLTAERAERQNLARYVEHSGTSMAAAHVSGMIAAFLSAREEFIGQPQLVKQLLMDTASDLGRHQFFQGAGLIDLMRALSST, from the coding sequence ATGACGAGCGGTCCGCCGCCCGCGCCGCAGCGTCGTCCGCCGCTTGTCAGCCCTCTTGTTCTGGCGACCGCCGACGCGTCGTCGCCGGATGCCGCCAACGCGATGGTCGCCGATGACGAAGATCGTCGGCTGCTCCTCGTCGAATTGCGGGTGCGCGCCGGCGACGACCCGGAGTCCGTGCGTGAGCGGTTCATCGAACTGTTCGACAGGGTTTTCCGCTCAGGTGATCGGCCGCCGCGGCCGGTGCCGATCGGCCGACACTACATGCGGTGCGCACTGACGCCGGATCAAGTGATCCGGCTGGTACAGGGTGGCGCCAAGTCGGCCGATGCGAAGGCGGCGTTGCGTGCCCTGGAGATCATCTACCACGTATGGCCGGACTTGGTCGTCGACGCGCATCTCGATCGATCGCTGACCACGATCAAGGCCGACGCCGCCTCGCGTACATACAGTTGCGGTGGTGCCGGAGTCGTCTGGGGAATCCTCGATTCCGGCATCGACCGTAACCACCCCCACTTCGCCGAGTACAACACTTTGGCTGGTGACTCAGTCAAGCATCTGCACCGTGATTTCACGCTGCCGGCTACGCTGGGACCACCGCCGGATCCGTTGCGGGATCTGGTCGGCCACGGCACTCATGTGGCAGGAATCGTCGCGGGCTGCTCGCCAAGCGATGCGCGCAGACTGCGCATCGCGTCCAACGAACCCACGGTCGAGGGCTTTCCCCGCTGGTCTGGAAGAACGCTGCCCAAGGGCACAAGTCTGAGTGGGGTGGCGCCGCAAGCTCACCTGGTGAGCCTCAAGGTGCTCGACGACAACGCCAAGACGGTGTCGAGCGTGGTCATCGAGGCGCTCGATTATGTCCGCACTATCAACGGCCAAGGGCGAAGCCTGCAAATCCACGGTGTGAACCTGTCACTCGGCTGCGGTTGGTTGCCCGAGGAGTACGGCGCCGGGCAGAGCCCGCTGTGTAAAGAACTCGACCTCCTCGTCGGGACGGGTGTGGTGGCCGTGGTCAGCGCAGGCAACTCCGGTGCAGCCGGGACGACCAAGCTGGTCAGCAGCGATGTTTATGGGCAGCTGTCCACGATCACCGACCCGGGCAATTCGGCGACCGCCATCACAGTCGGTTCGGTGCATCGGTATCGGCCGCACACGTACGGTGTCACGTTCACCTCATCGAAGGGCCCGACCCTTGACGGTCGACTCAAACCGGACCTCGTCGCTCCCGGCGAACGAATCACCTCCGCCGCCACTGGAGCATTCGCCACCGGGGTGCCACCCCTCACCGCGGAACGCGCCGAGCGACAAAACCTCGCTCGGTATGTCGAGCACAGTGGCACGTCGATGGCCGCTGCGCATGTTTCCGGGATGATCGCCGCATTCCTGTCGGCCAGAGAAGAGTTCATCGGCCAACCGCAGCTGGTGAAGCAGCTGTTGATGGATACCGCATCCGACCTCGGCCGCCACCAGTTTTTTCAGGGCGCCGGGCTGATCGATCTCATGCGTGCCTTGTCCAGCACATGA
- a CDS encoding mycothiol transferase, with product MADSDVSAVRELLRDMFTRQIEHVEELTDGLSDEVAFYRPTENANSISWLIWHAARQHDLQLCAIVGTEQVWFRDGWVDRFELDLPRDAMGYGDGPEEVAKVRASADLLAGYYRAVHKMTLEYIASVTPDELGRVVDEHWDPPVTAGVRLVSIVDDAAQHLGAAAYLRGIA from the coding sequence ATGGCTGACTCTGATGTCTCGGCGGTCCGCGAACTGCTGCGGGACATGTTCACCCGGCAGATCGAGCACGTCGAGGAACTGACCGACGGGTTGAGCGACGAGGTCGCGTTCTACCGCCCGACCGAGAACGCCAACAGCATCTCGTGGCTGATCTGGCACGCCGCGCGGCAGCACGACCTGCAGCTGTGCGCGATCGTGGGCACCGAGCAGGTCTGGTTCCGCGACGGCTGGGTCGACCGGTTCGAGCTGGACCTTCCGCGCGACGCGATGGGCTACGGCGACGGGCCCGAAGAGGTCGCCAAGGTGCGCGCGTCGGCCGACCTGCTGGCCGGCTACTACCGCGCCGTGCACAAGATGACGCTGGAGTACATCGCGTCGGTGACGCCCGACGAGTTGGGCCGCGTCGTCGACGAGCACTGGGATCCGCCGGTCACCGCGGGGGTGCGCCTGGTGAGCATCGTCGACGACGCCGCCCAGCATCTGGGTGCCGCCGCCTACCTGCGCGGTATTGCGTGA
- a CDS encoding crotonase/enoyl-CoA hydratase family protein, whose amino-acid sequence MPTTPQFETLLYAAEAPIATITLNRPDQLNTIVPPMPDEIEKAIGLAERDPAVKVMILRGAGRAFSGGYDFGGGFTHWGEAMNTDGRWDPGKDFAMVSARETSPHQKFMAIWRASKPVVAQVHGWCVGGASDYALCADIVIASDDAVIGTPYARMWGAYLTGMWLYRLSLSKAKWHSLTGEPLTGKEAAAIELINESVPFENLETRVREVAAKLAKIPLSQLQAQKLIVNQAYENMGLASTQTLGGILDGLMRNTPDALGFVETAASQGVRAAVEQRDGPWGDYSQASSDRRPDPSHVIEP is encoded by the coding sequence ATGCCGACAACGCCGCAGTTCGAGACCCTGCTCTACGCCGCCGAAGCACCGATCGCGACGATCACGCTGAACCGGCCCGATCAGCTCAACACCATCGTGCCACCGATGCCCGACGAGATCGAGAAGGCAATCGGCCTGGCCGAGCGCGATCCCGCGGTCAAGGTGATGATCCTGCGCGGGGCCGGCCGCGCGTTCTCCGGCGGTTACGATTTCGGCGGCGGCTTCACCCACTGGGGTGAGGCGATGAACACCGACGGCCGCTGGGACCCGGGCAAGGATTTCGCGATGGTCAGCGCGCGGGAGACCAGCCCGCACCAGAAGTTCATGGCGATCTGGCGGGCATCCAAACCCGTCGTCGCCCAGGTGCACGGCTGGTGCGTCGGCGGCGCCAGCGACTACGCCCTGTGCGCCGACATCGTCATCGCCAGCGACGACGCCGTCATCGGGACGCCGTATGCGCGGATGTGGGGCGCCTACCTGACCGGCATGTGGCTTTACCGCCTGAGCCTGTCGAAGGCAAAGTGGCATTCCCTGACTGGTGAACCACTGACCGGAAAAGAAGCTGCCGCAATCGAACTCATCAACGAGTCGGTGCCGTTCGAGAACCTCGAAACCCGGGTCCGTGAGGTTGCGGCCAAGCTGGCGAAGATTCCGCTGTCCCAACTTCAGGCCCAGAAGCTGATCGTCAACCAGGCCTACGAGAACATGGGTCTGGCGTCGACCCAAACGCTGGGCGGTATCCTCGACGGGTTGATGCGCAACACCCCCGATGCGCTCGGCTTCGTCGAAACAGCTGCCTCACAAGGTGTTCGGGCTGCCGTTGAACAACGCGACGGTCCCTGGGGCGATTACAGCCAGGCGTCGTCCGACAGACGACCCGACCCGTCACACGTCATCGAGCCCTGA